A stretch of Lactiplantibacillus brownii DNA encodes these proteins:
- a CDS encoding oleate hydratase — MVKSKAIMIGSGLSNMAAAVYLIQDGHWDGKDITFYGVDMHGANDGGITTDFTNEYWNKEHPMENTTGYVARGGRMLNYRTYVDLMDVLDRIPSVTEPGMTAAEDTRDFDSKHRTFDKARLLQGGKGIINASKMGFNNKDRELLTKLILMPDNEEEKLDNVTIADYFKDDPHMFQTNFWYMWETTFAFRTQSAAQELRRYMHQMIYEFTQIEHLVGVNRTRYNQFESMIEPLIKYLQGQNVTFIDNKIVEDWKFKDTAMQDEITVTGLKVKDVKTGDVEDVEVDDDTAVIFTNGSITDSATMGDYNTPAPENMEYGISAALWKKATERFYNLGTPDKFFNDRSASEWVSFTLTTKDHLFLNEIVRITTQEPGNALNSFLSTTPITPLNQKDINMSIVVHHQPHFTTQNPNETVLWGYFLYPRRQGEFVHKPYIKMTGKEMAQELIGQLSKVDPGPGNIKDKEKEIMDSIINNIPVYMPYASALFNNRAKTDRPEVLPKHSTNLAFTGEFAEQPYQMIFTEQSAVRSGEIAAYHFAGVPMENLVKTPRYDKDPKTLMKATKKLFD; from the coding sequence ATGGTTAAAAGTAAAGCAATTATGATTGGTTCAGGGCTATCAAACATGGCCGCAGCGGTCTATTTGATTCAAGATGGCCACTGGGATGGTAAAGATATTACCTTCTACGGTGTTGATATGCATGGTGCCAATGATGGTGGGATTACCACTGATTTCACGAATGAATATTGGAACAAGGAACACCCAATGGAAAACACAACGGGTTATGTGGCTCGTGGTGGCCGGATGTTGAACTACCGGACTTATGTGGACCTCATGGATGTTTTGGATCGGATTCCATCAGTGACGGAACCAGGAATGACGGCAGCCGAAGATACCAGAGACTTCGATTCGAAGCACCGGACCTTCGACAAAGCCCGCTTATTACAAGGTGGCAAAGGGATTATCAATGCCAGCAAGATGGGCTTTAATAATAAAGACCGTGAACTGCTGACGAAGTTGATTTTGATGCCTGATAACGAAGAAGAAAAGCTCGACAACGTTACAATTGCCGACTACTTCAAGGATGATCCACATATGTTCCAGACTAATTTCTGGTACATGTGGGAAACGACATTTGCGTTCAGAACACAAAGTGCTGCGCAAGAATTACGTCGTTACATGCATCAAATGATTTATGAATTTACACAAATTGAACATTTAGTTGGGGTCAACCGGACCCGTTACAACCAGTTTGAAAGTATGATCGAACCTTTGATCAAGTACTTACAAGGCCAAAATGTCACTTTCATCGATAACAAGATCGTGGAAGACTGGAAATTTAAAGACACCGCCATGCAAGACGAAATTACGGTCACTGGTTTGAAAGTTAAGGATGTCAAAACTGGTGATGTTGAAGACGTTGAAGTCGATGATGATACTGCGGTTATCTTCACCAACGGTTCTATTACCGACTCTGCGACAATGGGTGATTACAACACACCTGCACCTGAAAACATGGAATATGGGATCAGTGCGGCACTTTGGAAGAAAGCTACGGAACGCTTCTATAACTTAGGGACACCGGACAAATTCTTCAATGATCGGAGTGCTAGCGAATGGGTCAGCTTCACTTTAACGACTAAGGACCATCTGTTCTTAAACGAAATCGTGCGGATTACGACTCAGGAACCTGGGAATGCGTTGAACTCTTTCCTATCAACCACGCCAATTACGCCGTTGAATCAAAAGGATATCAACATGTCGATCGTGGTTCATCATCAACCACACTTTACCACTCAGAATCCTAATGAAACCGTGCTTTGGGGCTACTTCCTCTATCCACGGCGTCAAGGTGAGTTCGTTCACAAGCCATACATTAAGATGACTGGTAAGGAAATGGCACAAGAATTAATTGGTCAACTCTCCAAGGTTGATCCTGGTCCTGGCAACATCAAGGATAAGGAAAAGGAAATCATGGACAGCATCATCAATAATATTCCAGTTTACATGCCATATGCTTCGGCCTTATTCAACAATCGGGCCAAAACTGACCGGCCAGAAGTCTTACCAAAGCATTCAACAAACTTAGCCTTCACTGGTGAATTTGCAGAACAACCTTATCAGATGATCTTCACGGAACAAAGTGCGGTTCGTTCTGGTGAAATTGCGGCTTATCACTTCGCTGGGGTACCTATGGAGAACTTGGTCAAGACACCACGTTATGACAAGGATCCTAAGACCTTGATGAAAGCAACTAAGAAGTTATTTGATTAA
- a CDS encoding bacteriocin produces MKMIEELNTVDVFAPVSNNELNTVVGGSWKSFWRSLRSGFYDGEKGIFHG; encoded by the coding sequence ATGAAGATGATTGAGGAATTGAATACAGTAGATGTATTTGCACCTGTTTCCAATAATGAGCTGAACACTGTTGTTGGTGGCAGTTGGAAAAGCTTCTGGCGTAGTCTCAGAAGTGGCTTTTATGATGGCGAAAAAGGAATCTTTCATGGCTAG
- a CDS encoding bacteriocin immunity protein encodes MTKINWDGSGQEKARVATGLIADIVANLDPEKDRPLRELLAAYYTELINQRSGSNLSVLRRLYLSVSKCMQQNGIILNAENEQRLAALLALGAVRYPSD; translated from the coding sequence ATGACGAAGATTAATTGGGACGGAAGTGGTCAAGAAAAAGCGCGGGTTGCGACTGGGCTAATTGCGGATATCGTGGCAAACTTGGACCCAGAAAAGGATCGGCCGTTACGCGAATTGTTGGCGGCTTACTATACTGAATTGATCAATCAGCGTTCTGGCTCTAACTTATCCGTTTTGCGACGACTTTATCTTAGCGTTAGCAAATGTATGCAGCAAAATGGTATCATCTTGAATGCTGAAAATGAGCAACGATTAGCGGCATTATTAGCCTTAGGTGCGGTGCGCTATCCGAGTGACTAG
- a CDS encoding alcohol dehydrogenase catalytic domain-containing protein, with translation MQAAYINQTGAFSNIKVGEFPRPTIKANEVLVAVQAVAVNHVDTFVRSGGFKTALPLPAVIGRDAVGTVVAVGAQVTQFNHGQLVWTNSMGYAGRPGVTSTLAAIPAERLFPVPTGVDPRQLIGAVHSAATAAILLQSVLQLKAGETLLVEGAAGHVGTKLVQVATALGATVLATANPHDFARLAALGSYKSYDYHGDFAKLIAQEQATGIDAIVDTSGRVSLKTNLALLGVGGRIGLITAPKNNQFTFEVRQMYTRQQQIQGFVISHATLAQLQMAGKRVNQLMEQGKLLDDQLVVYPFSQAAQAHHLVETNQVKAKIILIPD, from the coding sequence ATGCAAGCAGCTTATATTAATCAGACTGGGGCATTTAGCAACATTAAGGTGGGTGAGTTTCCGCGACCAACGATTAAAGCGAATGAGGTATTGGTTGCAGTACAGGCTGTAGCGGTCAATCATGTGGATACTTTTGTGCGCAGTGGCGGGTTTAAAACGGCCTTACCGTTGCCCGCGGTCATTGGTCGAGATGCGGTTGGGACCGTTGTAGCCGTGGGCGCCCAAGTCACCCAATTTAATCATGGTCAATTAGTGTGGACAAACAGTATGGGCTACGCCGGGCGCCCTGGCGTAACCAGTACGCTAGCAGCTATTCCGGCCGAACGCTTATTTCCAGTTCCAACAGGGGTTGATCCCCGTCAACTGATTGGTGCGGTACATTCGGCCGCAACGGCGGCTATTTTATTACAATCGGTTTTGCAGTTAAAAGCGGGTGAAACATTACTCGTTGAAGGGGCAGCAGGCCATGTTGGCACAAAGTTGGTTCAAGTTGCGACTGCTTTAGGTGCCACGGTTTTGGCAACTGCGAATCCCCATGACTTTGCCCGGTTAGCAGCTTTGGGTAGTTACAAGAGTTATGATTACCATGGTGACTTTGCTAAGTTGATTGCTCAGGAACAGGCAACTGGGATTGATGCGATTGTGGATACCTCGGGACGGGTGAGCTTGAAGACTAATTTAGCGTTATTAGGCGTGGGCGGTCGCATTGGGCTGATCACGGCACCGAAAAATAATCAGTTCACTTTTGAAGTCCGTCAAATGTATACGCGGCAACAACAAATTCAAGGTTTTGTCATTAGTCATGCAACCTTAGCGCAACTCCAAATGGCTGGCAAACGCGTTAATCAGTTGATGGAACAAGGAAAGCTGTTGGACGATCAGCTCGTCGTTTATCCTTTTTCACAGGCAGCACAGGCTCATCACTTGGTCGAAACGAACCAAGTTAAGGCAAAAATAATTTTAATTCCGGATTAA
- a CDS encoding aldo/keto reductase encodes MTTVNAANAGTYAFDDTFKVNRLGYGTMQLTGPGTWGPYKDPENGIKVIKKALDYGVDFFDTADSYGPWFADRYLAAGLKGAANRDKIFISDKVGQTRQGPNVWTPHGEPNYLRQQVEVSMMTLGLDHEDLVFLHRIDSHFSIADQVGELKKLQDEGKIKHIGLSQVTVDQIKEAQKVAKIDAVENLYNVADHRDDDVLDYAESQHMAFLPWFPLATGKLAQPGSPLSTMAQKYQVSPAQIALAWLLKRSKNVLPIPGTSSVEHLADNVAAANVVLSDADFNELSQLSTK; translated from the coding sequence ATGACAACAGTAAATGCTGCTAATGCGGGTACTTACGCATTTGATGACACGTTTAAAGTTAATCGTTTAGGTTACGGGACCATGCAGTTAACCGGTCCTGGGACTTGGGGTCCTTATAAAGATCCAGAAAATGGGATTAAGGTAATTAAAAAGGCCCTGGATTACGGTGTCGACTTTTTTGACACCGCGGATTCATATGGTCCTTGGTTCGCTGATCGTTACTTGGCGGCTGGTCTAAAGGGTGCCGCTAACCGTGATAAGATTTTTATTTCTGATAAAGTTGGTCAAACACGGCAAGGCCCAAATGTCTGGACGCCACATGGTGAACCTAATTATTTGCGGCAACAAGTTGAAGTTTCAATGATGACTTTAGGCTTGGATCATGAAGACCTTGTTTTCTTGCACCGGATTGATTCACATTTCTCAATTGCCGATCAAGTTGGCGAACTGAAGAAGTTGCAAGATGAAGGTAAGATCAAGCATATTGGTTTAAGCCAAGTCACAGTCGACCAAATCAAGGAAGCACAAAAAGTGGCCAAGATTGATGCGGTTGAAAACTTGTACAATGTCGCGGATCATCGCGATGATGATGTTTTGGACTATGCGGAGTCACAACACATGGCGTTCTTACCATGGTTCCCATTAGCCACTGGGAAGCTAGCTCAGCCAGGTAGCCCGTTAAGCACCATGGCACAGAAGTATCAAGTTAGCCCAGCACAGATTGCGTTAGCTTGGTTATTGAAGCGTTCTAAGAATGTTTTACCAATTCCTGGGACGAGTTCGGTTGAACATTTAGCCGACAATGTCGCCGCTGCGAATGTGGTACTTTCGGATGCTGATTTTAATGAATTAAGTCAATTAAGTACTAAATAG
- a CDS encoding bacteriocin — translation MENKLDVLNKFEVLNVDTEENISGGNKKGSHTNKAEYAFGTLERLVTGGLEPNRW, via the coding sequence ATGGAAAATAAATTAGATGTTTTAAATAAATTTGAAGTGTTAAACGTCGATACTGAAGAAAATATTTCTGGTGGAAATAAGAAAGGAAGTCACACCAATAAAGCAGAATATGCATTTGGGACTCTTGAACGGTTAGTAACTGGTGGCTTGGAGCCTAATAGATGGTAG
- a CDS encoding CynX/NimT family MFS transporter codes for MTTTHTHQHSRYLALGMVLAATNMRLPITMMPGLISPLKQTLGLPSSMAGLITTIPLLTFAVMSPLIARWGHRFGNEWTIYGMLIVLAVGSYLRVVPSITLLFIGTLLVGIGVDGGNVLIPAIIKDNFPQKIELATSGYTVSMVLIGSLGTGLSGVMAAHWSLPVTMAALSVIGLLNLVVWSPNLKYNHRAPVENSETAQIPVRPSVWRLPLAWVVTAFFGLQALVYYSLLTWLPTILTAHGFTTVVAGNLVTLMQLSILPMSFLVPATSGKKAGVITMNAIVGIGFMLGAAGILLPGLSLPLAIILCVMLGLGAGASFSLAVVFFTQKTTNGFETADLSGMAQSAGYLLAALGPVLFGWLGSHVGWTLVLWLAIGFSGLLTLCGVIIQRHESIYA; via the coding sequence ATGACAACAACCCATACTCATCAACATAGCCGCTATCTCGCTTTAGGAATGGTGTTAGCCGCAACGAATATGCGCCTCCCAATTACGATGATGCCAGGCCTAATTAGTCCCTTGAAACAGACTTTAGGCTTACCCAGTTCAATGGCTGGCCTGATCACCACGATTCCTTTATTGACCTTTGCCGTGATGTCACCACTAATTGCGCGCTGGGGGCATCGTTTTGGAAATGAGTGGACGATTTATGGGATGTTGATCGTTTTAGCCGTTGGGAGTTACTTACGGGTGGTGCCTTCGATCACGTTGTTATTTATTGGGACATTATTGGTTGGCATCGGGGTTGATGGTGGTAACGTCTTGATTCCAGCGATTATCAAAGATAATTTTCCGCAAAAGATTGAGTTAGCAACTAGTGGCTATACCGTTTCGATGGTACTGATCGGTTCCTTGGGGACGGGTTTGTCGGGAGTGATGGCTGCCCACTGGTCGCTACCAGTCACCATGGCCGCATTATCCGTTATTGGTCTGCTTAACTTGGTCGTGTGGTCCCCAAATTTGAAATATAATCATCGGGCACCCGTTGAAAATTCGGAGACGGCCCAAATACCGGTGCGGCCGAGCGTGTGGCGCTTGCCGTTAGCCTGGGTCGTCACGGCATTTTTTGGCTTGCAAGCCTTAGTCTATTACTCATTACTGACCTGGTTGCCCACCATCCTGACGGCGCATGGGTTTACGACCGTCGTAGCCGGTAATCTAGTGACTTTAATGCAATTAAGTATTTTACCAATGTCATTTTTGGTGCCGGCTACTTCGGGTAAAAAAGCCGGGGTGATCACCATGAATGCTATTGTGGGAATTGGATTTATGTTAGGTGCTGCGGGGATATTATTGCCCGGGTTAAGTTTGCCATTGGCAATCATTCTGTGCGTGATGCTGGGATTAGGTGCCGGGGCATCGTTCAGCCTCGCTGTCGTATTTTTTACTCAAAAGACAACTAACGGTTTTGAAACTGCTGATTTATCAGGGATGGCACAATCGGCCGGCTATTTATTGGCAGCGTTGGGGCCAGTCCTCTTCGGTTGGCTTGGTAGTCACGTTGGCTGGACGTTGGTATTGTGGCTGGCAATTGGTTTTTCAGGCTTGTTAACGTTGTGTGGGGTGATCATTCAACGTCATGAGTCAATTTATGCTTAG
- a CDS encoding PTS sugar transporter subunit IIB, translated as MAEKTIMLACSAGMSTSLLVSKMEAAAKADGVDYKIFATASSDIDHQLNSENKPDVLLLGPQIGYMSADVKKKTDKAGIPMAMINMQDYGMMNGEAVLTSAEKLLGDK; from the coding sequence ATGGCTGAAAAAACAATTATGTTGGCTTGCTCAGCCGGTATGTCAACTTCACTCTTAGTTTCCAAGATGGAAGCGGCTGCCAAAGCTGATGGCGTTGATTACAAGATCTTTGCGACCGCCTCATCTGATATTGATCATCAATTGAATAGTGAGAACAAACCAGACGTCTTGCTACTTGGACCACAAATTGGTTATATGTCTGCCGATGTCAAAAAGAAAACCGACAAAGCCGGCATTCCAATGGCCATGATTAATATGCAAGATTACGGCATGATGAACGGTGAAGCCGTTCTGACCAGTGCCGAAAAACTACTTGGCGACAAGTAA
- a CDS encoding ArsR/SmtB family transcription factor: MNIELTTCAAEDQRHVAIFKALAEQNRLRIIRVLYQTDREMTCSEVGAQLNISKSTTSYHFKALRIVGLTNTRQVAQTKYLSLQLATFDRYLPGFLATL; encoded by the coding sequence ATGAATATCGAACTAACAACTTGTGCCGCTGAAGATCAGCGACACGTGGCAATTTTTAAGGCATTGGCTGAGCAAAATCGGTTGCGAATTATTCGGGTGCTTTATCAAACAGACCGTGAAATGACTTGTAGCGAAGTGGGGGCACAATTAAATATCAGCAAGTCGACAACCTCTTATCATTTTAAAGCGCTCCGAATCGTTGGCTTGACCAATACGCGCCAAGTTGCCCAAACCAAATATTTGTCGTTACAGTTAGCGACCTTTGACCGTTACTTACCAGGGTTCTTAGCCACCCTGTAA
- a CDS encoding HAD family hydrolase — protein sequence MTTYLIFSDVDGTLMIDHTQLTTATQHTLQQVMALGHQFYIASGRMLPLARHAAKQIGGPVKVIAANGATFEQNDHLITTYLTAEQLDKIYEAVLGFNCKVFFFETNRLYYTGDEKPYTRDAAKANVMAMSDLNSMPLIGPEMLPNLSGHITNAIAYGKPDDLDLVRITLAKQTNLNLASSGPNNLEIIPHGVDKATAITAIQAATGIDQEHTIVFGDGLNDLGMFKVAKYSVAMGNADDVLKEAASAITLPNTQDGVAVYLQDFFNLTN from the coding sequence ATGACAACTTATTTAATCTTTTCCGATGTTGATGGGACCTTAATGATCGATCACACCCAATTAACCACGGCCACACAGCACACGCTCCAACAAGTCATGGCGCTTGGGCATCAATTTTACATTGCGAGTGGTCGCATGCTGCCCTTAGCACGCCATGCCGCTAAACAAATTGGCGGACCAGTTAAAGTGATTGCTGCTAACGGCGCGACATTTGAACAAAACGATCACCTAATCACCACCTACCTGACCGCTGAGCAACTCGATAAAATCTATGAAGCAGTGCTCGGCTTTAACTGTAAAGTTTTCTTTTTTGAAACTAACCGCCTGTATTATACCGGCGATGAAAAACCATACACGCGAGATGCGGCCAAAGCCAACGTTATGGCGATGTCGGATCTAAATTCAATGCCCTTAATCGGCCCGGAAATGTTGCCCAATTTGTCGGGCCATATCACCAACGCCATTGCTTATGGAAAACCGGACGACTTAGACTTGGTTCGAATCACGTTAGCTAAACAGACCAACCTAAACTTGGCAAGTTCTGGTCCCAATAATTTGGAAATTATTCCACATGGTGTCGATAAAGCCACGGCAATCACGGCGATTCAAGCAGCCACTGGTATTGATCAAGAACACACCATTGTTTTCGGTGATGGGCTCAATGACCTTGGCATGTTTAAGGTAGCCAAATATAGTGTCGCAATGGGCAACGCGGACGACGTTTTAAAAGAAGCCGCGAGTGCGATCACCTTGCCTAATACACAAGATGGCGTTGCCGTTTATCTACAGGACTTCTTTAACTTAACGAATTGA
- a CDS encoding nucleoside 2-deoxyribosyltransferase: MTPRIKSNQPTIYLAGPWFTAGEPERLAKIEQLMNDLGLTYYSPRLDGIDLTPDATEADRNAVFADNVAHLRQAKLVVAVVDDFDTGTIWETGTAFGLAIPVAYYAETLAGGTFNVMLAKSGKAMVENMTDLKAFLQDPTSDAFQYAGAIR, encoded by the coding sequence ATGACACCACGAATTAAGAGCAATCAGCCCACAATCTATTTGGCTGGACCATGGTTTACAGCTGGTGAACCAGAGCGATTGGCTAAGATCGAGCAACTCATGAACGACTTAGGACTGACCTACTACAGTCCACGCTTAGATGGAATTGATTTAACACCGGATGCGACGGAAGCGGATCGTAATGCCGTTTTTGCTGATAATGTTGCCCATTTGAGGCAGGCGAAATTAGTTGTTGCCGTCGTTGATGACTTTGATACGGGGACCATTTGGGAAACTGGTACTGCCTTTGGGTTGGCTATCCCAGTCGCATACTACGCAGAAACCCTAGCAGGTGGAACTTTCAACGTTATGTTGGCGAAGTCTGGTAAAGCGATGGTTGAGAATATGACAGATTTAAAAGCCTTTTTGCAAGACCCAACTTCAGATGCCTTTCAGTATGCTGGAGCGATTCGATAA
- a CDS encoding helix-turn-helix transcriptional regulator, which produces MLATQLRAHRKAAHLSQAALAQQLYVSRQTISNWENGKSLPDIYSLIALSDLFEISLDDFIKGDVRMQKRLDTDQQLAPLFAAGTIFVSFLTVMNNGPMSEPFSQRLRMGLIIGQLLFSVFLLYKGKNYAHSFIDRRGNGRKIKLDWFSTWLMYYLTVFNTVVTVAFGLWALTG; this is translated from the coding sequence ATGTTAGCGACACAACTACGTGCTCACCGAAAGGCCGCTCACCTGAGTCAGGCCGCTTTAGCTCAGCAGCTTTATGTCAGCCGGCAAACAATTTCCAACTGGGAAAATGGTAAAAGCTTACCGGATATTTACAGCTTAATTGCGTTGAGTGACCTATTTGAAATATCGTTGGATGACTTCATTAAAGGAGATGTCCGTATGCAAAAACGACTGGATACTGATCAACAACTTGCGCCATTATTTGCTGCTGGCACTATTTTTGTCAGCTTTTTAACGGTCATGAACAATGGTCCAATGAGTGAACCTTTTAGCCAACGCTTACGAATGGGACTAATTATTGGTCAGTTGCTATTCAGTGTTTTTCTGCTATATAAAGGGAAAAACTATGCCCATTCCTTTATTGACCGCCGTGGAAATGGTCGCAAGATTAAGCTGGATTGGTTTTCAACTTGGTTGATGTATTATTTAACTGTTTTTAATACCGTTGTAACGGTTGCTTTTGGCCTATGGGCGCTCACCGGCTAG
- a CDS encoding PTS sugar transporter subunit IIB — MLACAGGMSTSLLVTKMKAAAKANDADYQIFATAAAEIRDRLTGDQRPDVLLLGPQIRYIADKTQALADQVGVPMAVINMHDYGTMNGVNVLKTAEQLIKP, encoded by the coding sequence ATGCTAGCATGTGCCGGTGGAATGTCCACTTCACTGTTAGTGACAAAAATGAAGGCTGCTGCTAAAGCTAACGATGCTGACTATCAAATCTTTGCCACGGCAGCAGCAGAGATTCGAGACCGCTTAACTGGTGATCAGCGCCCAGATGTCCTCTTGCTTGGCCCACAAATTCGCTACATTGCCGACAAGACCCAAGCATTAGCAGATCAAGTTGGTGTTCCTATGGCAGTCATCAATATGCATGATTACGGCACCATGAATGGCGTTAATGTCTTAAAAACGGCTGAACAATTAATTAAGCCATAG
- a CDS encoding bacteriocin immunity protein — MVELNSKRKYYPIVLILFIAGYLGAIFLDYHLNWLTMFMAGIVSLIILYGFSNLKLFFQPLSSPKLRILLKYALLMFVMQLVVIVFISIIYPQGLTSVNNVPLNPNNAPLNINASGIDYPLIERIWIIFTMMVSIVGEEVGMASISVPMIHLLSQTKLKKFAWPIVNIMGCILFGSLHIPHYHFNLIYPLIVGITRYPMTASWRSANTLRSSIYIHWLADSVLIIGTLI, encoded by the coding sequence ATGGTAGAATTAAATTCCAAAAGAAAATATTACCCCATAGTGTTAATCTTATTTATTGCTGGGTATTTGGGTGCAATCTTTCTTGATTATCATCTCAATTGGTTGACAATGTTTATGGCTGGAATAGTTAGTTTGATAATACTATATGGTTTTTCAAATCTAAAACTGTTTTTTCAGCCGTTGTCTTCGCCAAAATTGCGCATATTGTTAAAATATGCGCTTTTGATGTTTGTTATGCAACTGGTGGTTATCGTGTTTATAAGTATTATTTATCCTCAAGGTCTGACGTCGGTCAACAATGTACCATTAAATCCCAATAATGCACCATTAAATATCAATGCAAGCGGGATAGATTATCCTTTAATCGAAAGAATATGGATAATCTTTACAATGATGGTATCTATAGTTGGCGAGGAAGTTGGAATGGCCTCAATTTCAGTACCAATGATTCACTTACTATCGCAAACGAAACTAAAAAAATTTGCGTGGCCTATTGTCAATATAATGGGGTGTATACTATTTGGTTCTTTACACATTCCGCACTATCATTTTAATTTGATTTATCCCTTAATAGTCGGTATTACGCGTTATCCGATGACGGCTTCGTGGCGATCTGCAAATACTTTACGGAGTTCCATCTATATACATTGGCTCGCCGACTCTGTATTGATTATCGGCACATTAATTTAA
- a CDS encoding MFS transporter, with the protein MDDAERERGPWHRNLIVLWFCTFVAGMAFSEIMPFLSLFVSQLGDFTKQQVTFYSGLAYAADYAISAISAPLWGIIADKKGRKIMLLRASLGMAIAMGLMGFVTNVWQLVALRALQGVFAGFISNAQALVASQTPRKYSGHALSTLITGAVSGQLFGPVIGGFLAQLFSIRNTFFITAGLLMLAFLLSLVFVQEHFKPVVHHRQPGESRNPLAAFKNPTLIMMMLCSTMIVQMGNASIAPIISLYVKQLMHNVGPITVVAGIIAALPGISNILAAPRLGKYGDQHGSGRVLVFGYIFAVVMYFPQGLVSSVVALGFLRFAIGISDGALFPEIQTVLTKNTPVHLTSTIFSYNQSFQAIGNMIGAFVGGIIAGIFDYNSVFILTAVVLLINLVLILWLVPDIWQGRRTAA; encoded by the coding sequence GTGGATGACGCAGAGCGCGAGCGCGGACCATGGCATCGTAATTTAATCGTTTTATGGTTTTGCACGTTTGTGGCCGGGATGGCTTTTAGTGAAATTATGCCGTTTTTGTCATTATTTGTGAGTCAATTAGGCGATTTTACCAAACAACAGGTGACGTTTTATAGTGGGTTGGCGTATGCGGCCGATTATGCGATCTCCGCAATTTCAGCGCCACTCTGGGGCATCATTGCAGATAAAAAAGGCCGTAAAATCATGTTGTTGCGAGCATCATTAGGTATGGCAATCGCCATGGGGCTGATGGGCTTTGTGACCAATGTCTGGCAACTGGTGGCTTTACGTGCCCTACAAGGGGTGTTCGCTGGCTTTATTTCAAATGCACAGGCCTTGGTGGCCTCACAAACGCCACGGAAGTATAGCGGTCACGCGCTTAGCACGCTGATTACGGGTGCTGTGAGCGGCCAGCTTTTTGGCCCGGTGATTGGTGGCTTTTTGGCACAACTTTTCTCAATTCGAAATACCTTCTTTATTACGGCCGGCTTATTAATGTTGGCTTTCCTGTTAAGTTTGGTATTTGTGCAAGAACATTTCAAGCCGGTGGTCCATCATCGACAACCTGGTGAAAGTCGTAATCCGTTGGCTGCCTTTAAGAATCCAACTTTAATTATGATGATGTTATGTTCAACGATGATTGTTCAAATGGGGAACGCCTCAATTGCGCCCATCATTAGTTTGTATGTCAAGCAATTAATGCATAATGTCGGGCCGATTACGGTTGTCGCTGGGATCATTGCGGCATTACCGGGGATTTCAAATATCTTAGCGGCACCGCGGCTAGGCAAATATGGCGATCAACACGGTTCCGGTCGTGTGTTAGTCTTTGGCTATATTTTTGCTGTGGTGATGTATTTCCCACAAGGACTTGTTTCTAGTGTGGTGGCGTTAGGGTTTTTACGATTTGCGATTGGGATCTCAGATGGGGCCTTGTTCCCAGAGATTCAGACGGTATTGACAAAAAATACACCGGTGCATCTGACTTCGACAATTTTTAGCTACAATCAATCTTTTCAAGCGATTGGAAATATGATTGGTGCGTTCGTTGGCGGGATTATTGCGGGTATTTTTGATTACAATTCGGTCTTTATTTTAACCGCAGTGGTTTTATTGATTAACTTAGTCTTGATTTTATGGTTAGTGCCAGACATTTGGCAGGGTCGTCGAACCGCGGCGTAG